One genomic segment of Nitrospirota bacterium includes these proteins:
- a CDS encoding ABC transporter substrate-binding protein: MINLLLALSSFLVTADPALPEKAKVGVVLSMTGDTAAFGDMTWTGIQIAKEMKPKVLGADLELVLVDNKSDKIEAANAAQRVVQRDKVIAILGEVASSRSMAISSVAESKKIPQISPSSTNPLVTQGKRYVFRACFIDPFQGQVIANFALQNLKAKTAALLTDIAQDYSVGLSNYFKTTFEKGGGKVIKELRYQTNDQDFSPQLTVLKGTPPDVLVITGYYQEAALVSKQARGLGLKSTILGGDGAEAPELLKLGGEAVEGFYFSTHFDEKSATTAIGRKYVEAYRAKFNKAPDALGALGADAYFMLAEAIEKAKSFEPEKIRDELEKMKGFEAVSGIISMDEKHNAVKSAVVKKVEKGEFVYVTTVNP; this comes from the coding sequence ATGATCAACCTACTCCTCGCTCTCTCTTCGTTCCTCGTTACGGCCGATCCCGCCCTTCCGGAGAAAGCCAAGGTCGGTGTCGTTCTCTCCATGACGGGCGACACGGCGGCCTTCGGGGACATGACGTGGACGGGCATTCAGATCGCCAAGGAGATGAAGCCGAAAGTGCTCGGCGCGGATTTGGAGCTCGTGCTCGTGGACAACAAGAGCGACAAGATCGAGGCCGCCAATGCCGCCCAGCGCGTTGTTCAGCGCGACAAAGTCATCGCCATCCTTGGCGAGGTGGCTTCCTCCCGGTCCATGGCCATCAGTTCCGTGGCGGAGTCGAAAAAGATTCCACAAATTTCCCCCTCGTCCACCAACCCGCTCGTGACACAGGGCAAGAGATATGTCTTTCGGGCGTGTTTCATCGATCCCTTCCAGGGTCAGGTCATCGCCAATTTCGCCCTACAGAATCTCAAGGCCAAGACCGCGGCATTGCTGACGGACATCGCGCAGGACTACTCCGTGGGGCTGTCCAACTATTTCAAGACCACCTTTGAAAAAGGCGGCGGCAAGGTGATCAAAGAGCTGCGCTATCAGACCAACGATCAGGATTTCTCTCCGCAACTGACCGTGCTGAAGGGTACGCCTCCGGACGTTCTGGTGATTACCGGTTACTACCAGGAGGCGGCACTGGTTTCGAAGCAGGCCCGTGGTCTCGGGCTGAAGTCGACGATTCTCGGCGGCGATGGCGCGGAAGCGCCGGAGCTGCTCAAGCTGGGGGGTGAGGCGGTGGAAGGGTTCTACTTCTCCACCCATTTCGACGAGAAATCCGCGACTACGGCCATTGGCAGGAAATACGTCGAAGCCTACCGCGCGAAATTCAACAAGGCGCCGGACGCCCTCGGGGCGCTCGGGGCGGACGCCTATTTCATGCTGGCGGAAGCCATCGAGAAGGCCAAGAGCTTCGAACCGGAAAAGATCCGCGACGAATTGGAGAAAATGAAGGGCTTCGAAGCCGTCTCCGGCATCATCTCGATGGATGAGAAGCATAACGCGGTGAAATCCGCGGTGGTGAAGAAAGTCGAAAAGGGCGAGTTCGTCTACGTCACAACGGTCAATCCCTGA
- a CDS encoding isoprenylcysteine carboxylmethyltransferase family protein, which produces MILAYPEIYRPLGLALMLAGLGVASWALLTLRRFFSPRIMVQKDHQLIRRGPYQWIRHPFYLGLILLSIGFPLVFRSWLGMPVTILFFPAVAWRMTIEEKLLGDAFGAAYEEYKKTSWRLLPHVY; this is translated from the coding sequence ATGATCCTCGCCTACCCGGAAATCTACCGACCTCTGGGACTGGCTCTGATGCTGGCTGGTCTCGGCGTTGCGTCCTGGGCGCTTCTGACGCTGAGACGCTTCTTCAGCCCAAGAATCATGGTTCAGAAGGATCATCAGCTCATTCGCCGGGGGCCCTATCAGTGGATTCGCCATCCCTTCTATCTGGGGCTGATCTTGTTGTCGATCGGTTTCCCTTTGGTGTTCAGATCATGGCTGGGAATGCCCGTGACGATACTTTTCTTCCCGGCTGTAGCGTGGCGCATGACCATCGAGGAGAAACTTCTTGGCGACGCTTTCGGTGCAGCCTATGAAGAATACAAGAAAACATCTTGGCGGCTGTTGCCGCATGTCTATTGA
- a CDS encoding branched-chain amino acid ABC transporter permease: MKSTRWLTLAAVAALFVAVRWIESTDSSYLIQILTVSAIYAIMATSYNLVNGVTGQFSLQPNAFAAIGAYATAILTLSPEEKAMSYAIEPIVSPLAHLSIPFLPALLLAGLLSAGVAFLLSFPVFRVRGDYLAIVTLGFGEIIRIFATNWISITNGPLGLKGLPAKTTLTTTFVWLAVTLFILTGLIRSSTGRAWRAIREDESAARAVGVNVFRFKMLAFVISAFFQAIGGGLLAHLLTTVDPKLFTFFFTFNLLIIIVIGGLGSMTGATVASFLFAFGSEFLRFVEEPHLLAGHELPGIPGLRMVIFSLLLILIMLFFRRGLFGPVEFSWRMFARKTKAV; encoded by the coding sequence ATGAAAAGCACTCGATGGCTGACCCTCGCGGCGGTGGCCGCCCTGTTCGTGGCCGTTCGTTGGATTGAATCGACGGACTCCTCCTACCTTATCCAGATCCTCACCGTCTCGGCCATCTACGCCATCATGGCCACCAGCTACAACTTGGTGAACGGTGTCACGGGGCAATTTTCCCTCCAACCGAATGCTTTCGCCGCCATCGGAGCCTACGCGACGGCCATCCTCACCCTTTCGCCGGAAGAGAAGGCGATGTCCTACGCCATCGAACCCATCGTCAGCCCTCTCGCCCATCTCTCGATCCCCTTTCTCCCGGCTCTCCTCCTCGCCGGTCTGCTCTCAGCGGGCGTCGCCTTCCTGCTCAGCTTTCCCGTCTTCCGCGTGCGAGGCGACTATCTGGCCATCGTCACCCTCGGGTTCGGTGAGATCATCCGCATCTTCGCAACAAATTGGATCAGCATCACCAACGGACCTTTGGGGCTGAAAGGGCTGCCGGCCAAGACCACACTGACCACTACGTTTGTCTGGCTCGCCGTGACGCTCTTCATCCTCACGGGTCTGATCCGTTCATCGACGGGCCGGGCGTGGCGCGCGATCCGTGAAGATGAATCGGCGGCCCGGGCCGTTGGAGTGAACGTCTTCCGGTTCAAGATGCTCGCTTTTGTCATCAGTGCGTTTTTCCAAGCCATTGGGGGGGGGCTGCTGGCCCATTTGCTCACGACCGTGGACCCGAAACTGTTTACATTTTTCTTCACGTTCAATCTGCTCATCATCATCGTGATCGGCGGACTGGGCAGCATGACGGGGGCCACGGTCGCTTCGTTTCTTTTCGCGTTCGGCTCCGAGTTCCTTCGTTTCGTGGAAGAACCCCACCTCCTCGCCGGACACGAACTCCCCGGCATACCCGGCCTCCGCATGGTTATTTTTTCGCTCCTGCTGATCCTCATCATGCTGTTCTTCCGCCGCGGGCTCTTCGGGCCGGTCGAATTCTCCTGGCGGATGTTCGCGCGCAAGACCAAGGCGGTTTGA
- a CDS encoding ABC transporter ATP-binding protein — protein sequence MRSIHLSGLTIRFGGLEAVSSLDLEVPTGSIHGLIGPNGAGKTTVFNAISGFVRPVAGGVEISGRKVTGWQPHRIAALGVGRTFQNIRLFPDLTVLENLLIGFHTQVRQDLLGAVFRLPRKGREERQLEASARKLLDAVHLGPHASLRAQSLPYGHQRRLEILRALALKPKVFLLDEPAAGMNTREKDELKSFIGSVRTQFGLTILIIEHDVKLVMGLCERITVMDHGVKIAEGNPDEVRRDPSVIEAYTGQEAHA from the coding sequence ATGCGTTCGATCCATCTGTCCGGGCTCACCATCCGTTTCGGAGGACTCGAGGCCGTGTCCTCCCTCGACCTGGAGGTGCCAACCGGCTCCATCCATGGCCTTATCGGCCCCAACGGCGCCGGTAAGACCACCGTGTTCAATGCCATCTCCGGTTTCGTCCGACCCGTCGCGGGAGGCGTTGAGATCTCCGGCCGCAAAGTGACCGGCTGGCAGCCCCACCGGATCGCGGCGCTCGGCGTTGGCCGCACGTTCCAGAATATTCGGCTCTTTCCGGATCTCACGGTTCTGGAAAATCTCCTTATCGGGTTTCACACGCAGGTAAGACAGGACCTCCTCGGAGCCGTTTTCAGACTCCCGCGGAAGGGCCGCGAGGAGCGGCAATTGGAAGCCTCGGCGAGGAAGCTGCTCGATGCGGTCCATCTCGGGCCGCACGCTTCATTGCGCGCACAGTCCCTGCCCTACGGGCACCAACGGCGTCTCGAAATTCTCAGGGCACTCGCCCTGAAGCCGAAGGTCTTCCTTCTGGATGAGCCCGCGGCCGGGATGAATACGCGGGAAAAGGACGAGTTGAAATCCTTTATCGGCTCCGTTCGGACTCAATTTGGACTGACTATTCTAATCATCGAGCACGACGTCAAACTGGTGATGGGTCTGTGTGAGCGGATTACCGTGATGGACCACGGCGTGAAGATTGCGGAAGGGAATCCCGACGAGGTGCGCCGCGATCCGTCCGTCATCGAAGCGTACACAGGGCAGGAAGCTCATGCTTAG
- a CDS encoding UvrD-helicase domain-containing protein gives MIDYEKELNPQQWEAVRHVEGPLLILAGAGSGKTRVLIYRIAHLVEKHGALPSQILALTFTNKAADEMRSRIESILTREGIRPDGLTMGTFHSVCLRLLRRYGSLIGTPPNFVVYDEDDQEKLLTHALEVLDLSTETNPVRYIHGRIQRLKDRGAGPEKVNTDDFFGERLRKIYEAYEKLLKESAALDFGDLLVYAVRLLDERPEVLEACRRRWSFLEVDEYQDTNAVQFDLLRRLAGPTGNLCVVGDDDQSIYRWRGAELKNILDFERHFKECRVIKLEQNYRSTQSILTAASNVVRRNVGRKGKELWTENRKGDPLTLLVAENESDEAEQVCAEIQSLTKRGRFRPSDMAVFYRTNAQSRVFEEQLAEWGIDYQVIGSLRFYERKEIKDVLAFLRLLSNPVDRMSFIRIVGAVSWGIGDATVGKLDVLRGQKGIDFVGAVETASQDPAFKGRSRTGLERLRAFLERLKKERERLPTDAYPDLATFVVKESGYLDALAVQHPEDFDNRRDNLRQLVTGMKDYASRNPESTLDDYLSYVTLLTRADDFSEGPERVALMTLHCAKGLEFPVVFLVGMEEELFPLRRRDSDDFDLEEERRLFYVGMTRAKDRLYLSFAKVRQLFGSVRYKRPSRFLGELPSNLIEVRGANPTIEV, from the coding sequence ATGATCGACTACGAGAAGGAACTCAACCCACAGCAATGGGAGGCCGTCCGCCATGTGGAAGGGCCTCTCCTGATTCTGGCGGGGGCGGGGAGTGGAAAAACCCGAGTGCTGATCTATCGGATCGCCCATCTCGTCGAAAAGCACGGCGCACTTCCCTCGCAAATCCTGGCGTTGACCTTCACCAACAAGGCGGCCGACGAAATGCGTTCGCGGATCGAGAGTATTCTGACGCGCGAAGGCATCCGGCCGGATGGGCTGACGATGGGCACGTTTCATTCGGTCTGCCTGCGCCTCCTCCGCCGCTACGGCAGTCTGATTGGAACACCTCCTAACTTCGTGGTGTACGACGAGGACGACCAGGAGAAACTGTTGACCCACGCCCTGGAGGTGCTCGATCTCAGCACGGAGACAAATCCCGTGAGATACATCCACGGTAGGATTCAAAGACTGAAGGATCGGGGGGCCGGTCCCGAGAAGGTGAATACGGACGACTTCTTCGGTGAGCGGCTCCGGAAAATCTACGAGGCTTACGAGAAATTGTTGAAAGAATCCGCCGCGCTCGATTTCGGCGATCTATTGGTCTACGCCGTTCGGCTCCTGGACGAGCGTCCGGAAGTCCTGGAGGCGTGTCGGCGGCGATGGTCGTTCCTGGAGGTCGATGAGTACCAGGATACCAATGCCGTCCAGTTCGACCTGCTCCGAAGGCTCGCCGGGCCGACGGGGAATCTGTGTGTCGTGGGGGATGACGATCAGTCGATTTACCGATGGAGGGGGGCGGAGCTGAAGAACATTCTCGACTTCGAGCGCCACTTCAAGGAATGCCGGGTCATCAAATTGGAGCAGAACTACCGGTCCACCCAGTCCATTCTCACGGCGGCTTCGAACGTGGTCCGGCGGAACGTGGGGCGCAAAGGGAAGGAACTGTGGACGGAGAATCGGAAAGGCGATCCGCTCACGCTCCTCGTGGCGGAGAATGAGTCCGACGAGGCCGAGCAGGTGTGCGCGGAAATCCAATCGCTGACCAAGCGGGGACGATTCCGTCCCAGCGACATGGCCGTGTTCTACCGCACGAATGCCCAATCCCGTGTGTTCGAGGAGCAACTGGCCGAGTGGGGGATCGATTACCAGGTGATCGGCAGCCTGCGGTTCTACGAGAGGAAAGAAATCAAAGATGTGCTGGCTTTTCTGCGCCTCCTCTCCAATCCCGTGGATCGGATGAGTTTTATTCGAATTGTGGGAGCGGTTTCCTGGGGAATCGGAGACGCCACCGTCGGGAAGCTGGATGTCTTGCGCGGCCAGAAAGGGATCGACTTTGTCGGCGCGGTGGAAACGGCTTCGCAAGACCCGGCCTTCAAGGGACGCTCGCGAACGGGACTCGAACGGCTCCGCGCCTTTCTGGAGCGACTTAAGAAGGAGCGCGAGCGGCTCCCCACGGACGCCTATCCCGATCTGGCTACATTTGTAGTGAAGGAGTCAGGCTATCTCGATGCACTCGCGGTTCAGCATCCGGAGGATTTCGACAACCGGCGCGACAACCTCCGGCAACTGGTCACCGGCATGAAGGACTATGCATCGCGGAACCCCGAGAGCACGTTGGACGACTATCTGTCCTACGTCACCCTTCTCACGCGGGCGGACGACTTTTCCGAAGGGCCCGAGCGCGTGGCTCTCATGACGTTGCACTGCGCCAAGGGACTCGAATTTCCCGTGGTGTTTTTGGTGGGCATGGAGGAGGAGCTTTTCCCCTTGCGGAGGCGGGACTCGGACGATTTCGATCTGGAAGAGGAGCGTCGCCTCTTCTACGTGGGGATGACTCGGGCCAAAGACCGGCTGTACCTCTCGTTCGCCAAGGTCCGCCAACTTTTCGGAAGTGTTCGGTACAAGCGTCCTTCGAGATTCCTCGGCGAGCTTCCTTCGAACCTCATCGAGGTCCGCGGCGCCAATCCCACTATCGAGGTTTGA
- a CDS encoding biotin--[acetyl-CoA-carboxylase] ligase gives MAELPSDLRNLESRLEGCSVLRRVVCFSEIESTSEHLKALARAGEEEGMVVIADHQTAGHGRHGRSWYSPPGVNLYLSVLLRPSIEPSKAPLLSLFAAVCVAESVRAVCGIRAGIKWPNDILLRGKKCSGILVDMEGGSRGVDWVVVGIGLNVNGRDWPEEIRPTATSLAEQSGRRFDRGVVGSTLIGRMDSEYVKALGDGFASVREKWLAYDMLSGERIRLTERGTVTEGVVIGYDDLGAIILGDEDGSRRKVFSGEAERVARV, from the coding sequence ATGGCGGAACTCCCTTCCGATCTCCGGAATCTGGAATCCCGACTGGAGGGCTGTTCCGTTCTCAGAAGGGTGGTCTGCTTTTCGGAGATCGAGTCGACCAGCGAACACCTGAAAGCCCTCGCGCGAGCGGGCGAAGAAGAGGGAATGGTCGTGATCGCCGATCACCAGACGGCGGGGCATGGACGCCACGGGCGTTCCTGGTACTCGCCGCCAGGTGTGAATCTCTACTTGTCCGTCCTGCTGCGCCCCTCAATCGAGCCGTCCAAGGCCCCCTTGCTTTCCCTTTTCGCCGCCGTCTGCGTGGCGGAGAGCGTGCGCGCCGTGTGCGGTATCCGGGCGGGCATCAAGTGGCCCAACGATATTCTCCTTCGGGGTAAGAAGTGTTCCGGAATTCTGGTTGACATGGAGGGAGGGTCGCGGGGAGTGGACTGGGTAGTGGTGGGGATCGGGCTGAACGTCAACGGGCGCGACTGGCCGGAGGAGATCCGTCCCACCGCCACCTCGTTGGCCGAGCAATCGGGCAGAAGGTTCGACCGGGGAGTCGTGGGCTCCACGTTGATCGGCAGGATGGACTCAGAGTATGTGAAGGCTCTCGGCGATGGATTTGCGTCCGTGCGTGAAAAATGGTTGGCGTATGATATGCTCTCCGGCGAAAGGATCCGCTTGACGGAACGGGGAACCGTGACCGAAGGTGTGGTTATCGGATACGACGATCTCGGAGCCATCATTCTCGGAGATGAGGATGGATCGCGGCGAAAAGTGTTCTCCGGCGAGGCGGAAAGGGTGGCGAGGGTCTGA
- a CDS encoding branched-chain amino acid ABC transporter permease: MIVELLLQQLVNLLSLGSLYALIAIGYTLVYGVLRLINFAHGDVMMVGAYIATFALTRLPWPAAFGVAVCGTALLGVAIERAAYRPLRTAPRLSLLITAIGASLFLENIGIVVFGGRPLAFPAIGLFDRVLHIGGISLPLLSVWIPAGTAVVLAVTFWIIYRTRTGMAMRAISRDRETAQLMGVNVNRVITLTFALGSALAAVGGIMWSIKFTSITPLMGVMPGIKAFVAAVLGGIGSVPGAALGGLVLGGLEVLFVAFLPELSGYRDALAFFILIGILLIRPRGIMGEDLPE; encoded by the coding sequence CTGATAGTGGAACTTCTTCTCCAACAGCTCGTCAACCTGCTTTCCCTCGGAAGCCTCTACGCCCTCATCGCCATTGGGTACACACTGGTCTATGGCGTGCTCCGATTGATCAACTTCGCGCACGGCGATGTCATGATGGTGGGCGCGTACATCGCCACCTTCGCCCTGACCCGGCTCCCTTGGCCCGCCGCTTTCGGGGTGGCCGTTTGCGGCACCGCGCTCCTGGGCGTTGCCATCGAGCGAGCGGCCTACCGGCCCCTTCGGACCGCCCCGCGGCTCTCACTCCTGATCACGGCCATCGGGGCCTCGCTGTTCCTGGAAAACATCGGGATCGTCGTCTTTGGAGGACGCCCCCTCGCCTTCCCAGCCATCGGGCTGTTTGATCGAGTCTTGCACATCGGGGGCATATCCCTCCCGCTCCTCAGCGTGTGGATCCCGGCCGGAACGGCGGTGGTCCTCGCGGTGACGTTTTGGATCATCTACCGCACCCGAACCGGCATGGCCATGAGGGCGATCTCGCGCGACCGCGAAACGGCCCAGCTCATGGGCGTGAACGTGAACCGCGTGATCACGCTGACCTTTGCGCTCGGGTCGGCGCTCGCCGCCGTCGGAGGCATCATGTGGTCGATCAAGTTCACTTCGATCACCCCCCTGATGGGCGTCATGCCGGGGATCAAGGCGTTTGTGGCCGCCGTTCTTGGAGGGATCGGCAGCGTTCCGGGCGCCGCGCTCGGGGGCCTCGTCCTGGGGGGACTGGAAGTGCTGTTCGTCGCCTTCCTCCCCGAACTCTCAGGCTATCGCGATGCCCTCGCCTTCTTCATTCTGATCGGAATTCTGCTGATCAGACCGAGAGGAATCATGGGAGAAGATCTGCCTGAATGA
- a CDS encoding ABC transporter ATP-binding protein — protein MLSVHHLEVFYGGIQALHGATLEVPKGKIVTLIGANGAGKSTLLRAIAGLVPSKRGEIRFEDVPILGRPAYAIARSGLVLIPEGRRIFPNLSVEENLKMATFARPLATQQNGGLEHVFQLFPRLKERARQLGGTLSGGEQQMLALGRALMASPKLLMIDEPSLGLAPKMVTLVFDALLKIHQEGVTLLLVEQNAKLALQDSDYTYVIETGSITLHGPSKDLLDNPRVQEAYLGA, from the coding sequence ATGCTTAGCGTCCACCATCTCGAGGTGTTCTACGGCGGGATCCAGGCGCTCCATGGCGCCACACTCGAAGTGCCCAAGGGGAAGATCGTCACGTTGATCGGTGCGAACGGTGCAGGGAAATCGACGCTCCTCAGGGCCATTGCCGGTCTCGTGCCCTCCAAGCGGGGGGAAATCAGATTCGAGGACGTGCCGATTCTGGGACGGCCCGCGTACGCGATCGCCCGCTCCGGTCTCGTCCTGATTCCCGAGGGTCGGAGAATCTTCCCCAACTTGTCGGTCGAGGAAAACCTCAAGATGGCTACTTTCGCAAGGCCGTTGGCCACACAGCAAAATGGCGGCTTGGAGCATGTATTTCAGCTCTTCCCGCGGCTCAAAGAGCGGGCCCGTCAATTGGGCGGAACCCTCTCCGGCGGGGAGCAACAAATGCTGGCCCTGGGCCGCGCCCTCATGGCCTCTCCAAAACTCCTGATGATTGACGAGCCTTCACTCGGGCTTGCGCCCAAGATGGTCACGCTGGTCTTCGACGCGCTTCTGAAAATCCATCAGGAAGGAGTTACCCTGCTCCTGGTTGAGCAGAATGCGAAACTGGCCCTTCAAGATTCGGACTACACCTACGTCATCGAGACGGGATCAATCACCCTCCATGGCCCGAGCAAGGACCTCCTCGACAATCCCCGCGTCCAGGAAGCCTACCTGGGCGCCTAA
- a CDS encoding type III pantothenate kinase → MLLAVDVGNTNTVLGVFDGPKLLHDWRIATEKGRTADEYGIFIMSLLERKGLDPAVVEHLIVSCVVPPVLFPMEQMGEKYFHARPLIVGPGIKTGMPVLYDNPREVGADRVVNAVAAFESCHRECLVVDFGTATTFDCISRKGEYIGGVITPGIGISLEALVSRTSKLPGVEIVRPERVIGKNTIQSIQSGMYYGYLGLVEEMVRRLKREVGAEARVFGTGGLGGLIERDATCIDEWDEMLTLRGLKIIFDRNVGER, encoded by the coding sequence ATGCTGCTGGCCGTGGATGTCGGAAATACAAACACCGTGCTGGGCGTGTTCGATGGTCCGAAATTGTTGCACGATTGGCGGATTGCAACCGAGAAGGGCCGCACCGCCGATGAGTACGGGATCTTCATCATGAGCCTGCTCGAGAGGAAAGGACTTGATCCTGCCGTCGTCGAGCACCTGATTGTGTCCTGCGTGGTCCCACCCGTGCTCTTTCCCATGGAACAGATGGGAGAGAAATATTTTCACGCCCGGCCGCTTATCGTCGGGCCGGGGATCAAGACCGGCATGCCGGTCCTGTACGACAACCCTCGGGAAGTGGGCGCGGATCGGGTGGTGAATGCGGTTGCGGCTTTCGAGTCGTGCCACCGGGAGTGCCTGGTCGTGGATTTCGGAACAGCGACGACGTTCGATTGTATATCCAGGAAAGGTGAGTACATCGGGGGAGTCATCACGCCGGGCATCGGGATCTCTCTGGAAGCGCTGGTCTCGCGCACCTCGAAGCTTCCGGGCGTCGAAATTGTCCGGCCGGAGCGGGTTATCGGCAAGAACACCATCCAAAGCATTCAGTCCGGCATGTACTACGGGTATCTCGGTCTCGTGGAGGAGATGGTCCGGCGTTTGAAGCGCGAAGTGGGCGCCGAGGCGCGGGTGTTCGGGACCGGCGGACTCGGGGGCCTGATCGAGCGCGATGCCACGTGCATTGATGAATGGGACGAGATGCTGACGCTCCGCGGACTAAAGATCATCTTCGACCGGAACGTGGGGGAACGATGA
- a CDS encoding 30S ribosomal protein S20 yields MARHASPIKELRKIKNRRARNLYHLSHMMRSVKAVLRAIEEKESEKAKTLLGEAVARIQHTASRGVIHRNEANRRVSRLVRRFNAFLAEKTAPAASR; encoded by the coding sequence ATGGCCAGGCATGCATCGCCGATCAAAGAGCTCCGGAAGATCAAGAACCGGAGGGCGCGGAATCTCTATCACCTGTCCCACATGATGCGATCCGTGAAAGCCGTTCTCCGGGCCATCGAGGAAAAGGAGTCGGAAAAAGCCAAGACACTTCTGGGCGAAGCCGTCGCCCGGATCCAGCACACCGCCTCGCGCGGGGTGATCCACCGGAACGAGGCCAACCGGCGAGTCTCCCGCCTCGTCCGCCGATTCAACGCGTTTCTAGCAGAGAAAACAGCGCCCGCCGCATCAAGATAG
- a CDS encoding Spy/CpxP family protein refolding chaperone: MRSGVQIVSVLGALILLAGSAWAGKTDHKPDREAWIEELGLSKDQQARIEGIRKEHRELVKKIKSERESLMKDLTKLVKEKAADADLQGKVDALHHLKKQVGEAMDRHMENLRGVLTPIQQAKFVLWMDKHRGSNGKPGTGED; encoded by the coding sequence ATGAGAAGCGGGGTGCAAATCGTATCCGTTCTCGGGGCGTTGATCCTGCTCGCGGGGTCCGCTTGGGCGGGGAAAACAGACCACAAGCCCGACCGGGAAGCCTGGATTGAGGAGCTGGGACTGAGCAAAGACCAGCAGGCAAGAATCGAGGGCATCCGGAAGGAGCATCGCGAGCTGGTGAAGAAGATCAAATCTGAACGCGAATCGCTGATGAAAGACCTCACGAAGTTGGTGAAAGAAAAAGCCGCGGATGCCGATCTTCAGGGGAAAGTGGATGCCCTGCACCATCTCAAGAAGCAGGTGGGCGAGGCAATGGACAGGCACATGGAGAACCTCCGGGGCGTCCTGACGCCGATCCAGCAGGCCAAGTTCGTCCTCTGGATGGACAAGCACCGCGGCTCCAACGGGAAGCCCGGCACAGGCGAAGACTGA